The following proteins are encoded in a genomic region of Portunus trituberculatus isolate SZX2019 chromosome 13, ASM1759143v1, whole genome shotgun sequence:
- the LOC123503128 gene encoding kinesin-like protein KIF3A: MAPDKDREAVLRERENVRVVVRVRPLSEKESQAGFQSIVQSDDLNCSLLVTNPAAQDGEPPKVFTFDSVFGQNSKQVDVYNLAARPIVENVLEGYNGTIFAYGQTGTGKTFTMEGVRTVPELKGIIPNSFAHIFGHIAKAEEGKKFLVRVSYLEIYNEEVRDLLRQDQSVRLEVKERPDVGVYVKDLLTHVVHNAGEMDRIMTLGNKNRAVGATNMNTHSSRSHAIFTITIECAERGIDGQQHWRVGKLHLVDLAGSERQSKTGATGQRLKEASKINLSLSTLGNVISALVDGRSTHIPYRNSKLTRLLQDSLGGNSKTVMCANIGPANYNYDETISTLRYANRAKNICNKAKINEDPKDALLRKLQDEIKNLRDQLQDEDASEESEDEEQEGEEKPKKKKKKLKEEEVVIIKKKIDEERKMLAERKDLEEEERNKVKSDLDRHEKEVKKALKEQEALKQRLQGLERKILVGGENLLEKAEEQERLLEESAKELEERRKHEEQLRRAITQKEAERIDLEERYTSLQEEAAGKTRKLKKVWTLLMAAKSELGDMQAEHQREMEALLESVRHLSREHKLHQLIIDSFIPFEYQEMIERYVHWNEDIGEWQLKCVAYTGNNMRKQLDAGDNEKENLNQESEMWQVYKTYSPEVYTRPPAAIPVPKPRRKKSGIPRPKHSRSAKKGDKI; the protein is encoded by the exons CCGGATAAGGACCGAGAGGCTGTGCTGAGGGAGCGGGAAAATGTCCGCGTTGTGGTGCGTGTGCGGCCGCTGAGTGAGAAGGAGTCCCAAGCTGGCTTCCAGAGCATCGTGCAGAGTGATGACCTCAACTGTTCATTGCTGGTGACCAACCCGGCAGCTCAGGACGGAGAGCCACCCAAAGTCTTTACTTTTGACTCGGTGTTTGGCCAAAACTCCAAACAG GTGGATGTGTACAACCTTGCTGCACGTCCCATTGTGGAGAACGTCCTGGAGGGGTACAATGGCACCATCTTTGCCTATGGACAGACAGGGACAGGCAAGACCTTCACCATGGAGGGAGTCAGGACTGTGCCAGAGCTCAAGGGCATCATACCTAACTCCTTTGCACACATCTTTGGCCACATTGctaaagctgaggaagggaaaaa attccTGGTGCGAGTGTCATACCTGGAGATCTACAATGAGGAGGTGCGTGACCTTCTCCGCCAGGACCAGTCAGTGCGGCTTGAGGTGAAGGAGCGGCCTGACGTGGGGGTGTACGTGAAGGACCTCCTCACCCATGTAGTGCACAATGCTGGGGAGATGGACAGAATCATGACCCTTGGGAATAAgaaca GAGCCGTCGGGGCCActaacatgaacacacacagctCCCGCTCCCACgccatcttcaccatcaccattgagTGTGCCGAGCGGGGCATTGATGGGCAGCAGCACTGGAGGGTCGGGAAACTGCATCTTGTGGACCTTGCT GGTTCAGAGAGGCAGAGTAAGACAGGTGCAACAGGGCAGAGGCTGAAGGAGGCCAGCAAGATCAACCTGTCTCTCTCCACGCTGGGCAATGTCATATCAGCGCTGGTGGACGGCCGCTCCACACACATTCCTTACCGCAATTCAAAGCTCACTAGGCTACTGCAGGACTCTCTTGGAGGGAACTCGAAGACTGTCAtg TGTGCCAACATTGGACCTGCAAACTACAACTACGACGAGACCATCAGCACACTCAGGTATGCCAACCGGGCCAAGAACATTTGCAACAAGGCCAAGATTAATGAAGACCCCAAGGATGCTCTCCTTCGCAAACTCCAGGATGAGATCAAAAACCTGCGTGATCAGCTGCAAG ATGAGGATGCTTCAGAGGAATCAGAGGATGAGGAACAAGAAGGCGAAGAGAagccaaagaagaaaaagaagaaattaaaagaggaagag GTGGTCATCATTAAAAAGAAGAttgatgaggagaggaagatgctggcagagaggaaagacttggaggaggaggagcggaacAAAGTGAAGAGTGACCTTGATAGACATGAGAAGGAAGTTAAGAAGGCATt GAAGGAGCAGGAGGCCCTCAAGCAGCGTCTACAGGGACTGGAACGCAAGATTTTGGTGGGTGGCGAGAACCTCTTGGAGAAGGCAGAGGAGCAGGAGCGACTTTTGGAGGAGTCTGCCAAGGAACTGGAGGAGAGACGGAAACACGAGGAGCAGCTGCGTCGTGCCATCACACAGAAGGAGGCAGAGAGAATTGACCTGGAGGAGAGATACACCAGTCTGCAGGAGGAGGCGGCCGGCAAGACACGCAAGCTGAAGAAGGTTTGGACTCTATTGATGGCAGCCAAATCGGAGCTTGGGGACATGCAAGCAGAGCACCAGCGGGAGATGGAGGCGCTGCTGGAGTCTGTAAGGCATCTGTCCCGTGAACACAAACTCCACCAGCTCATCATTGACTCGTTCATTCCCTTTGAGTATCAG GAGATGATAGAGCGTTACGTCCACTGGAATGAAGACATCGGGGAGTGGCAGCTGAAGTGTGTGGCGTACACCGGGAACAACATGAGGAAGCAGCTGGATGCAGGAGAcaatgagaaagagaatttg AATCAAGAGAGTGAGATGTGGCAGGTGTACAAGACATACAGCCCTGAGGTGTACACACGGCCACCCGCTGCCATTCCAGTGCCCAAACCTCGCAGGAAGAAGTCTGGCATCCCTCGGCCCAAGCACAGCAGGTCAGCCAAGAAGGGAGACAAAATATAA